In Ancalomicrobiaceae bacterium S20, the following proteins share a genomic window:
- a CDS encoding response regulator produces the protein MRHHRAFGVPIDQLDVVVVDDSKPMQTIFRTILHAIRVGRVRVFDNAEAALQSMILEPPHLLITDWNMKPTDGLGLIRMMRDVRSGPVATVPAILVTAHATRQLIEAGVREGTHYIVAKPVSPQTIQKRIEAVVNDQRRFVSDEAAGVFRLEGHDQQLAAQRDRWAKITGLTVQQSATRTESGQMFADVPDLHEEGSFRRPKVRVVTAAEAAASNEHAAHMAKVIADARAKGKAKRPAPKPGADMTEVASKPAAPPEPTRAIVERLGGFAETKPRRPRASTGQSPVPAS, from the coding sequence ATGCGGCATCATCGTGCGTTCGGCGTGCCGATCGACCAGCTCGACGTCGTCGTGGTCGATGATTCGAAGCCGATGCAGACGATCTTCCGGACAATCCTGCATGCGATTCGGGTCGGGCGCGTGCGCGTGTTCGACAATGCCGAGGCCGCCCTGCAGTCGATGATCCTGGAGCCGCCGCATCTGCTGATCACCGACTGGAACATGAAGCCGACCGACGGGCTGGGTCTCATTCGCATGATGCGCGACGTCCGCAGCGGTCCGGTCGCGACCGTGCCGGCGATCCTGGTCACGGCGCATGCGACGCGCCAGCTGATCGAGGCGGGCGTGCGCGAGGGCACGCATTACATCGTGGCCAAGCCGGTATCGCCGCAGACGATCCAGAAGCGCATCGAGGCGGTGGTCAACGACCAGCGCCGATTCGTTTCCGACGAGGCCGCCGGCGTGTTCCGGCTCGAGGGCCACGATCAGCAGCTCGCGGCACAGCGCGATCGCTGGGCCAAGATCACCGGTCTGACGGTCCAGCAGTCCGCGACGCGGACCGAATCGGGCCAGATGTTCGCCGACGTGCCGGATCTCCACGAGGAAGGCAGCTTCCGTCGCCCGAAGGTTCGCGTGGTGACCGCCGCGGAGGCGGCCGCCAGCAACGAGCACGCCGCCCATATGGCAAAGGTCATCGCCGACGCGCGTGCCAAGGGCAAAGCCAAGCGGCCGGCGCCGAAGCCGGGCGCGGACATGACCGAAGTCGCGTCGAAACCGGCGGCGCCGCCGGAGCCGACCAGGGCCATCGTCGAACGGCTCGGCGGCTTCGCCGAAACCAAGCCGCGCCGGCCGCGCGCATCGACTGGACAGAGCCCGGTTCCGGCGTCATAA
- a CDS encoding NADH:ubiquinone oxidoreductase subunit NDUFA12, with protein sequence MKEFLLQLFTWWNGQTMGTRFHTWRHGEKVGTDAFGNTYYRTRGGAIDPVLGFERRWVIYNGEAEASKIPPGWYGWMHHKLDVVPDDENFVARPWMKPHRPNQTGTAGAYRPKGSILSTGERPHATGDYRAWQPD encoded by the coding sequence ATGAAGGAATTCCTGCTGCAGTTGTTCACCTGGTGGAACGGCCAGACCATGGGCACCCGGTTCCACACCTGGCGCCATGGCGAGAAGGTCGGCACCGACGCGTTCGGCAACACCTATTATCGGACCCGCGGCGGCGCGATCGATCCGGTGCTCGGCTTCGAGCGCCGCTGGGTGATCTATAATGGCGAGGCCGAGGCTTCGAAGATCCCGCCCGGCTGGTACGGCTGGATGCACCACAAGCTCGATGTCGTGCCGGACGACGAGAATTTCGTCGCGCGCCCCTGGATGAAGCCGCATCGGCCCAACCAGACCGGCACCGCCGGTGCCTATCGGCCGAAGGGCTCGATCCTGTCGACCGGCGAGCGCCCGCACGCGACCGGCGACTACCGGGCCTGGCAGCCGGACTGA
- a CDS encoding DUF2155 domain-containing protein, whose product MTFSATGRSRFSPAVRLAVAVLALGVAAGPAFAAGAKIAPPPPSPDDGTKISQPTAVFAGLDKITGRIITFDVAINETVQFGALQVTPRVCYSRPQTIAPLTTSFVEVDEITLENKIRRIFTGWMFADSPGLHAVEHAVYDVWLKDCKGAPETTPAPVAQEAPPAATPAAAPAQGGANGQGSAGQGAAKPQAPKRQNAQPPAAPAIQ is encoded by the coding sequence ATGACCTTCTCCGCCACCGGCCGTTCCCGTTTCTCGCCCGCTGTCCGTCTGGCCGTCGCCGTCCTGGCGCTCGGCGTTGCCGCGGGACCGGCGTTCGCCGCCGGGGCGAAGATCGCGCCGCCGCCGCCGTCGCCTGACGACGGAACGAAGATCTCGCAGCCGACGGCCGTCTTCGCCGGCCTCGACAAGATCACCGGCCGTATCATCACCTTCGATGTCGCGATCAACGAGACGGTGCAATTCGGCGCGCTGCAGGTGACGCCGCGCGTCTGCTATTCGCGGCCGCAGACGATCGCGCCGCTGACGACCTCGTTCGTCGAGGTCGACGAGATCACGCTCGAAAACAAGATCCGCCGCATCTTCACCGGCTGGATGTTCGCCGACAGCCCGGGCCTGCATGCGGTCGAGCACGCGGTCTATGACGTGTGGCTGAAGGACTGCAAGGGGGCGCCGGAGACGACGCCCGCGCCGGTCGCGCAGGAGGCACCGCCGGCCGCGACACCGGCTGCCGCGCCGGCACAGGGAGGCGCGAACGGGCAGGGTTCCGCGGGGCAGGGCGCCGCCAAGCCGCAGGCGCCGAAGCGCCAGAACGCGCAGCCGCCGGCGGCTCCGGCCATTCAGTGA
- the aat gene encoding leucyl/phenylalanyl-tRNA--protein transferase, giving the protein MAARDKTPDITAEVLLKAYAVGIFPMAESADDPSLFWIEPERRGIIPLDDFHVPKRLARTVRSDHFTIRVDRTFDGVIDGCAAPAPGRRKTWINARIRKLYGELFTLGHCHTVETWHDGELVGGLYGVSLGTAFFGESMFSRETDASKVALVHLVARMKAGGYTLLDTQFVTDHLAKFGAVEIPKRSYQGLLDRAMRGQADFYALGRDEVRGDAIMRLAGGAPEPR; this is encoded by the coding sequence ATGGCCGCCCGCGACAAGACACCGGACATCACGGCGGAGGTCCTGCTCAAGGCCTATGCGGTCGGCATCTTCCCGATGGCCGAATCCGCTGACGATCCGAGCCTGTTCTGGATCGAGCCGGAGCGGCGCGGCATCATCCCGCTCGACGATTTCCATGTGCCGAAGCGGCTCGCGCGCACCGTCCGCTCCGACCATTTCACCATCCGCGTCGACCGCACCTTCGACGGCGTCATCGACGGATGCGCAGCGCCCGCCCCCGGCCGGCGCAAGACCTGGATCAACGCCCGCATCCGCAAGCTCTACGGCGAGCTCTTTACGCTCGGCCATTGCCACACCGTCGAGACCTGGCACGACGGCGAGCTGGTCGGCGGGCTCTACGGCGTCAGCCTCGGCACGGCCTTCTTCGGCGAGAGCATGTTCTCGCGCGAGACCGACGCCTCGAAGGTGGCGCTCGTGCATCTGGTCGCGCGGATGAAGGCCGGCGGCTACACGCTGCTCGACACGCAGTTCGTGACCGATCATCTGGCGAAGTTCGGCGCCGTCGAGATCCCCAAGCGCAGCTACCAAGGCCTGCTCGACCGCGCCATGCGCGGCCAGGCCGATTTCTACGCGCTCGGTCGCGATGAAGTGCGGGGAGACGCGATCATGCGGCTGGCCGGTGGAGCGCCCGAGCCGCGCTGA
- the accC gene encoding acetyl-CoA carboxylase biotin carboxylase subunit, with translation MFNKILIANRGEIALRVLRACKELGIKTVAVHSTADADAMHVRLADESVCIGPPPARDSYLNIPQLVAACEITGAEAVHPGYGFLSENARFAEILEAHGVTFIGPSSEHIHIMGDKIEAKRTAARLGIPVVPGSEGGVANEHEALRIAKDIGFPVLIKAAAGGGGRGMKVARSEADLAEAFATARAEARAAFGDDSVYIEKYLGRPRHIEVQVMGDGKGKAIHLGERDCSLQRRHQKVWEEANSPALNAAEREKIGGIVARACANLGYAGAGTVEFLYEDGEFYFIEMNTRLQVEHPVTEAITGIDLVNEQIRVASGAGLSVEQDDIEFNGHAIECRINAENPATFAPSPGRITYFHPPGGLGVRVDSGVYQGYSIPPYYDSLIGKLIVHGRNRVECMMRLRRCLDEFVVDGIQTTIPLFRRLIDNQDIANGQYDIHWLERFLAENPIA, from the coding sequence GTGTTCAACAAGATCCTGATCGCGAACCGCGGCGAGATCGCCCTTCGCGTGCTGCGCGCCTGCAAGGAGCTCGGCATCAAGACCGTCGCGGTCCATTCGACCGCCGACGCCGACGCCATGCATGTGCGCCTCGCCGACGAGAGCGTCTGCATCGGCCCGCCGCCGGCCCGCGACAGCTATCTGAACATCCCACAGCTCGTCGCCGCCTGCGAGATCACTGGCGCCGAGGCCGTGCATCCGGGCTACGGCTTCCTGTCGGAGAACGCCCGCTTCGCCGAGATCCTGGAAGCGCACGGCGTCACCTTCATCGGACCCTCGTCCGAGCACATCCACATCATGGGCGACAAGATCGAGGCCAAGCGCACCGCCGCCCGCCTCGGTATTCCGGTCGTGCCCGGCTCGGAGGGCGGCGTGGCCAACGAGCACGAGGCGCTGCGCATCGCCAAGGACATCGGCTTCCCCGTGCTGATCAAGGCCGCCGCCGGCGGCGGCGGTCGCGGCATGAAGGTCGCCCGGTCCGAGGCCGATCTCGCCGAGGCCTTCGCCACCGCCCGTGCCGAGGCCCGCGCCGCCTTCGGCGACGACAGCGTCTACATCGAAAAGTATCTCGGCCGCCCGCGCCACATCGAAGTCCAGGTCATGGGCGACGGCAAGGGCAAGGCGATCCATCTCGGCGAGCGTGATTGTTCCTTGCAGCGTCGCCACCAGAAGGTCTGGGAAGAGGCGAATTCGCCGGCGCTCAACGCCGCCGAACGCGAGAAGATCGGCGGCATCGTCGCCCGCGCCTGCGCCAATCTCGGCTATGCCGGCGCCGGCACGGTCGAATTCCTCTACGAGGACGGCGAGTTCTACTTCATCGAGATGAACACGCGTCTCCAGGTGGAGCATCCGGTCACCGAGGCGATCACCGGCATCGATCTCGTCAACGAGCAGATCCGCGTCGCCTCCGGCGCCGGCCTGTCCGTCGAACAGGACGACATCGAGTTCAACGGCCACGCCATCGAGTGCCGCATCAACGCCGAGAACCCGGCGACCTTCGCACCGTCGCCCGGCCGGATCACCTATTTCCATCCGCCCGGCGGCCTCGGCGTGCGCGTCGACAGCGGCGTCTATCAGGGCTACTCGATCCCGCCCTACTACGACAGCCTGATCGGCAAGCTGATCGTGCACGGCCGCAACCGCGTCGAATGCATGATGCGGCTGCGCCGCTGCCTCGACGAGTTCGTCGTCGACGGCATCCAGACCACGATCCCGCTGTTCCGCCGCCTGATCGACAACCAGGACATCGCCAACGGCCAGTACGACATCCACTGGCTCGAGCGTTTCCTGGCCGAGAACCCGATCGCCTGA
- the accB gene encoding acetyl-CoA carboxylase biotin carboxyl carrier protein: MATSKKPFDTDVIRDLAMLIAETDLTEIEVSQGDLRIRVARNVQIVAPVQVTAPAAAPAPAPVAAAVAAPMAAAAPSASSDYSKHPGAVKSPMVGTAYRAAEPGAPVYVEVGDKVREGQTLLIIEAMKTMNQIPAPRAGTVVAILFDDATPVEYGEPLVVIE; the protein is encoded by the coding sequence ATGGCAACTTCCAAAAAGCCGTTCGACACCGACGTGATCCGCGATCTCGCGATGCTCATCGCCGAGACCGACCTGACCGAGATCGAGGTGTCGCAAGGCGACCTGCGCATCCGCGTGGCGCGCAACGTCCAGATCGTCGCGCCGGTCCAGGTCACGGCTCCGGCCGCCGCGCCGGCGCCGGCCCCGGTGGCAGCTGCGGTTGCCGCGCCGATGGCTGCCGCCGCGCCGAGCGCGTCGTCCGACTACAGCAAGCATCCCGGCGCCGTGAAGTCGCCGATGGTCGGCACCGCCTACCGGGCGGCCGAACCCGGCGCGCCGGTCTATGTCGAGGTCGGCGACAAGGTCCGCGAGGGCCAGACGCTCCTCATCATCGAGGCGATGAAGACGATGAACCAGATCCCGGCGCCGCGCGCCGGCACGGTCGTGGCCATCCTGTTCGACGACGCGACCCCGGTCGAGTACGGCGAGCCGCTCGTCGTCATCGAATGA
- a CDS encoding RICIN domain-containing protein — translation MIRTKSAAARFAAAVIAVLISLAGIGAAAAQPYRVCEFRGGVRENGDLIPNGRFYRQFGADTNKLALAARAACEQSEGTKGCESLGCNDIQQSDAHRFQSGVIMNTLAIAPGATYCEYRGGQTGGPAGFWYDGDIFLGVDADPVRAQEIAQKACLKAKGFMTGCLQMLCRTRPASKSGPSSVTVGAPNTTANNTTTAGNSTSGNAFTGNAGFGGNAGFGANGGKPVSNTAKPNPFAVTMKRFRIEGGGMNKSLCADVMNGDLRPGTIVRVWGCNFAPAQNFVINTQTGRISPQKNTALCVDDIPGQGLALVDCGAVRFRWTYDPLKHAVHNNAGRCWDVRRGEYKPGTRLIMWPCHGKMPQRFQAM, via the coding sequence ATGATCAGAACGAAGAGCGCGGCCGCCCGGTTCGCGGCGGCCGTGATCGCGGTGTTGATATCGCTGGCCGGGATCGGGGCCGCGGCGGCGCAGCCCTACCGTGTCTGCGAATTCCGCGGCGGCGTGCGCGAGAACGGCGACCTGATCCCGAACGGCCGCTTCTATCGCCAGTTCGGTGCCGACACGAACAAGCTCGCGCTGGCCGCACGCGCCGCCTGCGAACAGAGCGAGGGCACCAAGGGCTGCGAGTCGCTCGGCTGCAACGACATCCAGCAGAGCGATGCCCACCGGTTCCAGTCCGGCGTGATCATGAACACCCTCGCGATCGCGCCCGGCGCTACCTATTGCGAGTACCGCGGCGGCCAGACCGGCGGCCCGGCCGGCTTCTGGTACGACGGCGACATCTTTCTCGGCGTCGATGCCGACCCGGTGCGCGCCCAGGAGATCGCGCAGAAGGCCTGCCTCAAGGCCAAGGGCTTCATGACCGGCTGCCTGCAGATGCTGTGCCGTACGCGGCCGGCGTCGAAGAGCGGGCCGTCTTCGGTCACGGTCGGCGCGCCGAACACGACGGCGAACAACACCACGACCGCCGGCAATTCGACCTCCGGCAACGCGTTCACGGGCAACGCCGGTTTCGGCGGCAACGCGGGCTTCGGCGCGAACGGCGGCAAGCCGGTGAGTAACACCGCCAAGCCCAATCCGTTCGCGGTGACCATGAAGCGGTTCCGTATCGAGGGCGGCGGCATGAACAAGAGCCTCTGCGCCGACGTCATGAACGGCGACCTCAGACCCGGCACGATCGTCCGGGTCTGGGGCTGCAACTTCGCGCCCGCGCAGAACTTCGTGATCAACACGCAGACGGGCCGGATCTCGCCGCAGAAGAACACCGCGCTCTGCGTCGACGACATTCCGGGTCAAGGGCTGGCACTGGTCGATTGCGGCGCGGTCCGGTTCCGCTGGACCTACGATCCGCTGAAGCATGCCGTCCACAACAACGCCGGCCGGTGCTGGGACGTGCGGCGCGGCGAGTACAAGCCCGGCACGCGCCTGATCATGTGGCCGTGCCACGGCAAGATGCCCCAGCGGTTCCAGGCGATGTGA
- a CDS encoding DsbA family protein yields the protein MRKTLKTILAAGVAGSLLFGAASAGAAESFTAAQKEELGQIIKQYLLENPEILDEAMSALEKKRADQAQAQQSRTIAEKASLLLNSPRQVVLGNPKGDVTVVEFFDYNCGYCKRAMPDMLALLEQDKNLRFVLKEFPVLGQGSVEAAHVATAVNKLAPEKYLDFHKKLLSARGEANKARAMEAAVAVGLDAAKIEAEMKSAEVQASLEEGFGLANGLGLTGTPSYVIGQQVIPGAIGMPKLKDRIAEVRGCLPKQC from the coding sequence ATGCGGAAGACGCTGAAGACCATCCTCGCCGCCGGCGTCGCCGGTTCGCTCCTGTTCGGCGCGGCCTCCGCCGGTGCGGCCGAGAGCTTCACCGCCGCCCAGAAGGAAGAGCTCGGCCAGATCATCAAGCAGTATCTGCTCGAGAACCCCGAGATCCTCGACGAGGCCATGAGCGCGCTCGAGAAGAAGCGCGCCGATCAGGCTCAGGCGCAGCAGAGCAGGACCATCGCCGAGAAGGCGTCGCTGCTGCTCAATTCGCCGCGCCAGGTCGTGCTCGGCAACCCGAAGGGCGACGTCACCGTCGTCGAGTTCTTCGACTACAACTGCGGCTACTGCAAGCGTGCGATGCCGGACATGCTGGCGCTGCTCGAGCAGGACAAGAACCTGCGCTTCGTCCTGAAGGAGTTCCCGGTGCTCGGCCAGGGCTCGGTCGAGGCCGCGCATGTCGCGACCGCCGTGAACAAGCTCGCCCCGGAGAAGTACCTCGACTTCCACAAGAAGCTGCTCAGCGCTCGCGGCGAGGCCAACAAGGCCCGCGCCATGGAGGCGGCCGTCGCCGTCGGCCTCGACGCAGCCAAGATCGAGGCGGAGATGAAGTCGGCCGAGGTGCAGGCCTCGCTCGAGGAAGGCTTCGGCCTCGCCAACGGCCTCGGCCTGACCGGCACGCCGTCCTACGTGATCGGCCAGCAGGTGATCCCGGGCGCGATCGGCATGCCGAAGCTCAAGGACCGCATCGCCGAGGTGCGCGGCTGCCTGCCGAAGCAGTGCTGA
- a CDS encoding M48 family metalloprotease, with protein MTTERPAAASSGFLRRVSPAAPPRADARGAERSRASGRTARLIAAGLALLLAAEPVAPALAQQAVPGSIPLVRDAETETLLRDYAAPIFKAANVPSRGVEIILINEREYNAFVVDGTRMFMNVGVLIDAATPNEVIGVIAHETGHIAGSHMVRLREAMARAQTLAVIGAVLGAGAIAASAATRSRSGMDGGAAVFAGTAQVAQRSFLAYARTEEMSADRAAITYLEKTGQSGRGMLTTFKRFADQLLVKAASLDKYALTHPMPQERIAQLERLIETSKFADRKDPPELQARHDLMRAKLSAFTGNLRLIERLYPATDNGLPARYARAVLAYRFKNPADAIRQLDDLIKVQPNNPYFWELRGQVLLEWGKPREALAPLRKAVSLAPNAGPIRSLLGQALVATEDKALTDEAIRELQSAVDRDKLDSGSYRFLARAYAMKGDLPKADLMIAKGLFVAGDIQEARRYANRAQGNLKPGSPDWLRADDIVSYKPNTP; from the coding sequence GTGACCACCGAACGGCCAGCGGCCGCCTCGAGCGGCTTCCTTAGGCGAGTTTCGCCCGCCGCGCCACCTCGAGCCGACGCGCGCGGCGCCGAGCGGTCGCGCGCGTCGGGCAGAACCGCCCGTCTGATCGCGGCCGGTCTCGCCCTGCTGCTCGCCGCCGAGCCGGTCGCGCCGGCGCTGGCCCAGCAGGCGGTGCCGGGCTCGATCCCGCTCGTCCGCGATGCCGAAACCGAGACGCTCTTGCGCGACTACGCCGCCCCGATCTTCAAGGCGGCGAACGTGCCCTCGCGCGGCGTCGAGATCATCCTGATCAACGAACGCGAGTACAACGCCTTCGTCGTCGACGGCACGCGCATGTTCATGAACGTCGGCGTGCTGATCGATGCAGCGACGCCGAACGAGGTGATCGGCGTCATCGCCCATGAGACCGGCCATATCGCCGGTTCGCACATGGTGCGGCTGCGCGAGGCGATGGCGCGGGCGCAGACGCTCGCGGTCATCGGCGCCGTGCTCGGCGCCGGGGCGATCGCCGCCAGCGCCGCGACCCGATCTCGCTCCGGCATGGACGGCGGCGCGGCTGTCTTCGCGGGCACCGCACAGGTGGCGCAGCGATCGTTCCTGGCCTATGCCCGCACCGAGGAGATGTCGGCCGACCGGGCCGCGATCACCTATCTGGAGAAGACCGGCCAGTCTGGCCGCGGCATGCTGACGACCTTCAAGCGCTTCGCCGATCAGCTGCTGGTGAAGGCCGCCTCGCTCGACAAATACGCCCTCACCCATCCGATGCCGCAAGAGCGCATCGCCCAGCTCGAACGGCTGATCGAGACGTCGAAATTCGCCGATCGCAAGGATCCGCCCGAGCTCCAGGCCCGCCACGACCTCATGCGCGCCAAGCTCTCCGCCTTCACCGGCAACCTGCGCCTGATCGAGCGCCTCTATCCGGCGACCGACAACGGCCTGCCCGCGCGCTACGCCCGCGCCGTGCTCGCCTACCGGTTCAAGAACCCGGCCGACGCGATCCGCCAGCTCGACGACCTGATCAAGGTGCAGCCGAACAATCCCTATTTCTGGGAGCTGCGCGGCCAGGTCCTGCTCGAATGGGGCAAGCCGCGCGAGGCGCTCGCGCCCTTGCGCAAGGCCGTGTCGCTGGCGCCCAACGCCGGGCCGATCCGCTCGCTGCTCGGTCAGGCGCTGGTCGCGACCGAGGACAAGGCGCTGACCGACGAAGCGATCCGCGAGCTGCAATCCGCCGTAGATCGCGACAAGCTCGATTCGGGCAGCTACCGCTTCCTGGCCCGGGCCTACGCGATGAAGGGCGACCTGCCCAAGGCGGATCTGATGATCGCCAAGGGCCTGTTCGTCGCCGGTGACATTCAGGAGGCGCGGCGCTATGCCAACCGCGCTCAAGGGAATTTGAAGCCGGGGTCGCCGGACTGGCTTCGCGCCGACGATATCGTATCGTACAAGCCGAACACGCCGTGA
- a CDS encoding aminotransferase class I/II-fold pyridoxal phosphate-dependent enzyme, which translates to MAGFDPSTRSNVDPFIAMEVLAAAVERERAGHRVVRMEVGQPGAPAPLPVREAAQAVIAKGRIGYTDALGIRELREAIAAHYRVTYGRDVPAERIAITAGSSGGFSLAFLAAFDPGARIALPTPGYPAYRNLLGALGLEAVEIETGPETRWALTPAMLEKAHAEKRLDGVLIASPANPTGTMYSPESLGALVRASDDLGLRFISDEIYHGLIYNGRQETALAFSDKAIVVNSFSKYYCMTGWRIGWMVVPENLVKPVDRLAQNLTLSNNEISQRAAIAAFDPRATAELDVTKASYAANRALLLERLPKIGLDDLLPVDGAFYAYASVKRFSNDSVDFARRMLIEAGVAATPGPDFDRERGHGYIRFSFAGTTADVAEAMDRVEAWLK; encoded by the coding sequence ATGGCTGGCTTCGATCCTTCCACTCGCTCCAATGTGGACCCGTTCATTGCCATGGAGGTGCTCGCCGCCGCGGTCGAGCGCGAGCGCGCCGGCCATCGGGTGGTGCGCATGGAGGTCGGCCAGCCGGGCGCGCCGGCACCGCTGCCGGTGCGCGAGGCGGCGCAGGCCGTGATCGCCAAGGGGCGCATCGGCTATACCGACGCGCTCGGCATCCGCGAGCTGCGCGAGGCGATCGCTGCGCATTACCGGGTGACCTATGGCCGCGACGTGCCGGCCGAACGGATCGCGATCACCGCCGGCTCGTCGGGCGGTTTCAGCCTGGCGTTCCTGGCCGCCTTCGATCCCGGCGCGCGCATCGCGCTGCCGACGCCGGGCTATCCGGCCTACCGCAACCTGCTCGGCGCGCTCGGGCTGGAGGCGGTCGAGATCGAGACCGGCCCGGAGACGCGCTGGGCGCTGACGCCGGCGATGCTCGAAAAGGCGCATGCCGAGAAGCGGCTCGACGGCGTGCTGATCGCGAGCCCGGCCAACCCGACCGGCACGATGTATTCGCCCGAGAGCCTCGGCGCGCTCGTCCGCGCGAGCGACGATCTGGGCTTGCGGTTCATCTCGGACGAGATCTACCACGGCCTCATCTACAACGGCCGGCAGGAGACCGCGCTCGCCTTCTCCGACAAGGCGATCGTGGTCAACAGCTTCTCCAAGTACTACTGCATGACGGGCTGGCGCATCGGCTGGATGGTGGTGCCGGAGAATCTCGTGAAGCCGGTCGACCGGCTGGCGCAGAACCTGACGCTCTCCAACAACGAGATCTCGCAGCGCGCCGCCATCGCGGCCTTCGATCCGCGCGCGACCGCCGAGCTCGATGTGACCAAGGCCTCCTACGCCGCCAACCGCGCGCTGCTGCTCGAACGCCTGCCGAAGATCGGGCTCGACGATCTGCTGCCGGTCGACGGCGCGTTCTACGCCTATGCGAGCGTCAAGCGTTTCTCCAACGACAGCGTCGACTTCGCTCGCCGCATGCTGATCGAGGCCGGAGTCGCGGCGACGCCCGGCCCGGACTTCGACCGCGAGCGCGGCCACGGTTACATTCGCTTTTCCTTCGCGGGGACGACGGCGGATGTCGCCGAGGCGATGGACCGGGTCGAGGCCTGGCTGAAGTGA
- a CDS encoding cysteine desulfurase family protein produces MRGDARGRQRLVGACRGRAARKAIERAREAVAILTGVAPRQVLFTSGATEANVTALTPVMRRGGEEVRFSRLFVSAVEHPSVLRGGRFPAERVTEIPVDQDGLVRHDELAVRLEAERGAGGRPLVAIQLANSETGVIQPIADLAPIVRAAGGVFVCDAVQASGRVRLDDPTLDVDFLTLSAHKIGGIQGAGALIARDPELWPVALMPGGGQEQNRRGGTENTPAIAAFGAAAALATGEPLSLSPLSGLRDWLEDRLRTIYPHVAIHGARAPRIFNTSLVSVPGWPAETAVIAFDLAGIAVSSGSACSSGKVGASHVLKAMGVVEGGDFRGAVRFSLGWNTTRADVEAAAAAFERIAARFSARTLSDRSAAL; encoded by the coding sequence GTGCGCGGCGATGCGCGCGGGCGGCAACGCCTCGTCGGTGCATGCCGAGGGCGCGCGGCGCGCAAGGCGATCGAGCGGGCGCGCGAGGCCGTGGCGATCCTGACCGGCGTCGCGCCGCGGCAGGTGCTGTTCACCAGCGGTGCGACCGAGGCCAATGTCACCGCGCTGACGCCGGTGATGCGGCGTGGCGGTGAAGAGGTGCGGTTCAGCCGGCTGTTCGTCTCGGCGGTCGAGCATCCGTCGGTGCTCCGCGGCGGACGGTTCCCGGCCGAGCGCGTGACCGAGATCCCGGTCGATCAGGACGGCCTCGTGCGCCACGACGAACTCGCGGTGCGGCTCGAAGCGGAGCGGGGGGCGGGCGGACGGCCGCTGGTCGCGATCCAGCTCGCCAACAGCGAGACCGGCGTGATCCAGCCGATCGCGGACCTCGCCCCGATCGTGCGCGCGGCCGGCGGCGTGTTCGTCTGCGATGCGGTGCAGGCGTCCGGGCGCGTGCGGCTCGACGATCCGACGCTCGACGTCGATTTTCTCACGCTCTCCGCCCACAAGATCGGCGGCATCCAGGGCGCCGGCGCGCTGATCGCGCGCGATCCGGAGCTGTGGCCGGTCGCGCTCATGCCTGGCGGCGGGCAGGAGCAGAACCGGCGCGGCGGCACGGAAAACACGCCCGCGATCGCCGCCTTCGGTGCCGCAGCCGCATTGGCTACGGGAGAACCCTTATCCTTGTCGCCGCTTTCGGGCCTCAGGGACTGGCTCGAAGACCGATTGCGCACTATATATCCTCATGTTGCGATCCATGGCGCCCGCGCGCCCCGTATCTTCAACACCTCGCTCGTGTCGGTCCCCGGCTGGCCGGCGGAAACCGCGGTGATCGCCTTCGATCTCGCGGGGATCGCCGTGTCCTCCGGCTCGGCCTGTTCCTCGGGCAAGGTCGGCGCGAGCCATGTGTTGAAGGCGATGGGGGTGGTCGAGGGCGGTGATTTCCGCGGCGCGGTCCGGTTCAGCCTCGGCTGGAACACCACGCGCGCGGACGTCGAGGCGGCGGCTGCCGCCTTCGAGCGGATCGCGGCACGGTTTTCCGCGCGAACCCTGTCCGATCGGAGCGCTGCGCTCTGA